In a genomic window of Branchiostoma lanceolatum isolate klBraLanc5 chromosome 12, klBraLanc5.hap2, whole genome shotgun sequence:
- the LOC136445810 gene encoding contactin-associated protein-like 2 translates to MRNTLQVRRGSEGKVSVFFCGFRRFFSAATMQGAVWLMLAGLTAVANTQNVDPECNFPLGMSSRLITDGQISSTSFVNYTTAPRYARLNRREGGGGWSASKDDFSQYLTFDLMDRSRITAISTQGRYNSNEWVKEYRIQFSDNRWQWRTYGQTLKGNTNADGVVTNTLTGTWIGRYMRINPRSWNTKISMRVEIYGCLDRAHSATFAGDGYLRYEISREEDRVATYQDTIKMRFKTNQPHGMLLYGHGSQNDFISLELIWGKIWLRVNLGTSTSVDGYTEATAGSLLDDDQWHSIEITRKRRDISLKVDRFFVKFRTNGDFERMDLDRQITVGGVDFLFPGVIVRYNFQGCLQNVFFNGINMIERTQRRVDAFSSVGSVTYSCQGTTQSSLTIPSPESYLRLPGASGRNTIALGFEFRTFNRESMMAYTQINEGTGSIMVRLADGRLNVTIVRMVNNVERVVPILSDEYQNDGRWHSVVVNATENSVIVTYDYNRTINTNTVLQLSTGDKYYLGEPNTHVNLQQSLNQLSTGDKYYLGGCPPSAVSQEGCPIRGELKPFQGCMRRIVIDGQNVDLQRLADGRLANSVKTGVQFNYCGIVDRCTPNPCEHGATCEQDWYTFTCNCQPTGYNGATCHLTKYEDSCGNYNPFGEGVARGTKFIDPDGSGPLAPFPVQCATIDLHTVETVITHDSMARTAVSGFAGAGSYKKDINYQGSLAQVLPLMMRSERCRQRIRYECTNSRLLNSPNGQPFGWWVGRTNDKMVYWGDAGPGTQKCACGLDGSCRDPAKYCNCDGIAGFETVRGVDEGYLTQMPYLPVIQLRFGDTSPGSGFHTLGPLECFGDIMFNNSATFKAAEAHLRFPTFQAKRSGDICFQFITRAGRGVFVHNRGARDFFKVEMLSPRQVSLSYDVGNGRQEVVKQMTYDLNDNRFHSICAERNLKEARIVVDKQRFQDPALAEETIPEVMDAHESLNLNSQLFVGSDTEGRNGFIGVMRDLSVNGVHQDLYSAAIPAWGVEPGMVRLCEPVNPCQNNATCIEGWGFYECNCTLTPHEGPTCSNGETTPPASKAGASTSATVRSRHTRGRRVQMVSHLLSNTDIFNLRTSLKNLCQNYATCIEGWGFYECNCTLTPHEGPTCSNEIGARMESSSYLEYTFPSEFRDSVKDNITVGFITEHKQGILMHVVSETGNYMTLRIKDSGGIQLRFDLGDGRDEELNNDLHDYADDQYHTVNITRVGKRVSMLVDGYLLNQRTFDISNDRFKGLSNGGKLFVGRIQRGGSGDTPSNKGFKGCISRVMFNDVFPLKFYFLKKQNIEFQRGGTVRAVPDDSLLRSSCGIEPVIMPPRTVEPWPTAQADIYQTTLADGMLTTEAAIVPDVVGARESNSSDAAVIGGVVAVLIFVLLVLLCMLARYAFRHKGSYNTNEAKGADQADDPDTAVVAGDPRHTGSDVGKKKEWFI, encoded by the exons AGAATGTGGATCCAGAGTGCAACTTCCCCCTCGGTATGAGCAGTCGACTCATCACAGATGGACAGATTTCTTCCACGTCGTTCGTCAACTACACCACGGCACCGAGATATGCAAGGCTCAACAGAAGAGAAG GTGGTGGAGGTTGGAGCGCCTCGAAAGACGACTTTTCGCAGTACCTGACCTTCGACCTGATGGATAGGTCGAGAATCACGGCCATCTCCACCCAGGGTCGCTACAACAGCAACGAGTGGGTGAAGGAGTACCGCATCCAGTTCAGCGACAACAGATGGCAGTGGAGAACATACGGCCAA ACCCTGAAGGGAAACACCAACGCAGACGGCGTCGTCACGAACACCCTGACCGGAACCTGGATCGGACGTTACATGCGGATCAACCCTCGCTCCTGGAACACCAAAATCTCCATGCGTGTGGAAATCTATGGCTGTCTGGACA GAGCACATTCGGCGACTTTCGCTGGGGACGGCTACCTCCGCTACGAGATCTCGCGGGAGGAAGACCGCGTGGCGACCTACCAGGACACGATTAAGATGCGCTTCAAGACGAACCAACCGCACGGCATGCTGCTGTACGGACACGGGTCTCAGAATGACTTCATCTCACTCGAGCTCATCTGGGGAAAGATCTGGCTCCGCGTCAATCTCG GCACTAGCACCTCAGTGGACGGCTACACGGAGGCGACCGCCGGGTCGTTGTTGGACGATGATCAGTGGCACTCCATCGAGATCACGCGGAAGAGGAGGGACATCAGCCTCAAGGTCGACCGGTTCTTTGTCAAGTTCAGGACAAACGGGGACTTCGAAAGGATGGATCTGGACCGACAG ATCACGGTTGGAGGCGTGGACTTCCTGTTCCCGGGCGTGATCGTGCGCTACAACTTCCAGGGCTGTCTGCAGAACGTGTTCTTCAACGGGATCAACATGATCGAGCGAACGCAGCGGCGCGTTGACGCCTTCTCCAGCGTGGGGTCCGTCACGTACAGCTGTCAGGGAACCACCCAATCTTCCCTCACCATACCCTCGCCGGAGAGCTACCTGCGCCTACCAGGGGCTAG CGGAAGAAACACCATCGCTCTTGGGTTTGAGTTCCGCACGTTCAACCGGGAGAGCATGATGGCGTACACGCAAATCAACGAAGGCACGGGGTCGATCATGGTACGTCTGGCCGACGGGCGCCTGAACGTCACAATCGTCCGCATGGTGAACAACGTGGAGCGTGTAGTTCCTATCCTCTCTG ATGAGTACCAGAACGATGGGCGTTGGCACAGCGTGGTTGTGAACGCGACCGAGAACTCCGTCATCGTCACCTACGACTACAACCGAACCATCAACACCAACACCGTGCTCCAGCTGTCCACAGGCGACAAGTACTACCTCGGAG aacccaacacacatgtCAATTTACAGCAGAGCTTGAACCAGCTGTCCACCGGCGACAAGTACTACCTCGGAG GTTGCCCTCCCTCTGCGGTTTCCCAGGAAGGTTGCCCGATCCGCGGGGAGCTGAAGCCCTTCCAGGGCTGCATGCGGAGAATCGTCATCGACGGACAGAACGTCGACCTGCAGCGTCTCGCGGACGGGCGCCTGGCGAATTCCGTCAAGACGGGCGTCCAGTTCAACTACTGCGGCATCGTTGACAG ATGCACGCCTAACCCGTGCGAACACGGGGCCACCTGCGAGCAGGACTGGTACACCTTCACCTGCAACTGTCAACCCACCGGGTACAACGGCGCCACCTGTCATTTGA CTAAATACGAGGACTCCTGTGGTAACTACAACCCGTTCGGAGAGGGTGTTGCTCGCGGAACAAAGTTCATCGACCCGGATGGCAGTGGTCCCCTGGCCCCCTTCCCGGTGCAGTGTGCCACCATCGACC TGCACACTGTGGAAACTGTCATCACCCATGACTCCATGGCACGGACAGCGGTCAGCGGATTCGCCGGCGCGGGGTCGTACAAGAAGGACATCAACTACCAGGGAAGCCTGGCGCAGGTTCTGCCCCTCATGATGCGATCCGAGCGCTGCCGTCAGCGAATCAGATACGAGTGCACGAACTCACGTCTGCTCAACTCTCCAA ATGGACAACCGTTCGGCTGGTGGGTTGGCCGCACCAACGACAAGATGGTGTACTGGGGTGACGCCGGCCCGGGAACACAGAAGTGCGCCTGCGGGTTGGACGGGAGTTGTCGCGATCCCGCAAAATACTGTAACTGTGACGGCATCGCTGGCTTCGAGACTGTCAG GGGTGTCGACGAAGGCTACCTGACCCAGATGCCATACCTGCCTGTGATCCAGCTGCGCTTCGGAGACACCAGTCCTGGCAGCGGCTTCCACACACTGGGACCACTCGAGTGCTTCGGAGACA TCATGTTCAACAATTCCGCGACCTTCAAGGCGGCCGAGGCCCACCTTCGCTTCCCGACGTTCCAAGCGAAGCGTTCCGGAGACATCTGTTTCCAGTTCATCACGCGGGCCGGGAGAGGGGTGTTCGTGCACAACAGGGGAGCGCGGGACTTCTTCAAAGTGGAGATGCTGT CCCCCAGACAAGTCTCCCTGTCGTACGACGTCGGAAACGGTCGCCAGGAGGTGGTCAAGCAGATGACCTACGACCTCAACGACAACCGCTTCCACAGCATCTGTGCGGAGCGTAACCTGAAGGAGGCTCGCATCGTGGTGGATAAACAACGGTTCCAGGATCCAGCCCTCGCCGAAGAGACGATTCCTGAAGTCATGGACGCGCACGAGTCTCTGAACCTCAACAGCCAACTCTTTGTTG GCTCAGACACAGAGGGCAGAAACGGTTTCATCGGCGTGATGCGTGACCTGAGCGTGAACGGCGTACACCAGGACCTCTACAGCGCGGCCATCCCTGCGTGGGGCGTGGAGCCCGGCATGGTCCGACTGTGCGAGCCCGTCAACCCGTGTCAGAACAACGCCACCTGCATCGAGGGCTGGGGCTTCTACGAGTGTAACTGTACGCTTACTCCACACGAGGGGCCCACTTGTTCAAATGGTGA AACAACGCCACCTGCATCGAAGGCTGGGGCTTCTACGAGTGCAACTGTACGCTCACGCCACACGAGGGGCCGACGTGTTCAAATGGTGAGTCACCTTCTTTCTAATACAGACATCTTCAATCTCAGAACAAGTCTTAAAAACCTGTGTCAAAACTACGCCACCTGCATCGAAGGCTGGGGCTTCTACGAGTGCAACTGTACGCTCACGCCACACGAGGGGCCGACATGTTCAAATG AAATCGGAGCGCGTATGGAATCGTCCAGCTATCTTGAGTACACCTTCCCTTCGGAATTCCGCGATTCCGTGAAAGACAACATCACGGTGGGTTTCATCACCGAGCACAAGCAGGGGATCCTGATGCACGTGGTGTCTGAGACAGGGAACTACATGACTCTGCGCATCAAGGACAGTG GTGGAATCCAGTTACGGTTTGACCTTGGCGACGGTCGCGACGAGGAGCTAAACAACGACCTTCACGACTACGCGGACGACCAGTACCACACGGTCAACATCACGCGCGTCGGCAAGCGGGTCAGCATGCTCGTGGACGGCTACCTGCTGAACCAGCGAACCTTCGATATCAGCAACGACCGCTTCAAGGGACTCAGCAATGGGGGGAAGCTCTTCGTAGGACGCATACAGCGTGGCGGATCAG GAGACACTCCGTCCAACAAGGGCTTCAAGGGCTGCATCTCCCGGGTTATGTTCAATGACGTCTTCCCGCTCAAGTTCTACTTCCTGAAGAAACAGAATATAGAGTTCCAAAGGGGAGGCACCGTCCGAGCAGTTCCAGACGACAGTTTACTCCGCTCGTCCTGCGGAATAGAACCAGTCATCATGCCGCCGAGAACTGTGGAACCCTGGCCGACTGCACAAG cgGATATCTATCAAACCACACTGGCCGATGGTATGTTAACAACGGAGGCGGCCATAGTGCCCGACGTTGTTGGCGCCAGAGAGTCAAACTCCAGTgacgccgctgtcataggag GCGTTGTGGCGGTGCTGATTTTCGTGCTCCTGGTTCTTCTCTGTATGCTTGCTCGCTATGCCTTCCGACACAAGGGATCGTATAACACCAACGAAGCGAAAGGCGCCGACCAAGCCGATGATCCCGACACGGCCGTAGTGGCGGGCGATCCTCGCCACACTGGGAGCGATGTTGGCAAGAAGAAAGAATGGTTCATCTAA